Proteins encoded by one window of Mesorhizobium sp. INR15:
- a CDS encoding NCS1 family nucleobase:cation symporter-1, producing MTIQGASPDLYNEDLAPAKVRNWGPFSIFNVWTSDVHSLWGYYLAASLFLFCGGFVNFIIAIGIGSLIIYVMMNMVGYAGVKTGVPYPVLARASFGIWGANIPALVRAVVACFWYGAQTAAASGAIVALLIRSQWFADFNASTHFLGHTGLEVICFVVIWALQLLIIQNGMETVRRFQDWAGPAVWVMMLVLAIYLCVKSGRFAFTSDIPMDVLLDKTKDAGVPGTPGSWTSLFAVAAIWVTYFSALYLNFCDFARYAPDKAALRKGNIWGLPINLILFSLVAGVTTIAAFDVYGEVLLHPDQISAKFDSWFLAALAALTFAVATLGINVVANFVSPAFDFSNVFPRQIDFKKGGYIAAVIALVLYPFAPWEGSAASFVNIIGATMGPIFGVMMVDYYLIRKGEVDVEALYREDGEFRFQGGWHVNAFIAAGIGAIFSSILPNFTNWLPAWWGVYGWFFGVAIAGVIYYVLRTAAVSAGAKMAKA from the coding sequence ATGACAATACAAGGCGCTTCACCTGATCTTTACAACGAGGATCTGGCTCCGGCCAAAGTCCGGAACTGGGGACCATTTTCGATCTTCAACGTCTGGACTTCGGACGTTCACAGCCTCTGGGGCTACTACCTCGCGGCAAGCCTGTTTCTGTTTTGCGGCGGCTTCGTCAATTTCATCATCGCCATCGGCATCGGATCACTGATCATCTACGTAATGATGAATATGGTCGGCTATGCCGGGGTCAAGACTGGCGTGCCCTACCCCGTGCTAGCCCGGGCCTCCTTCGGCATCTGGGGTGCCAACATTCCAGCCCTGGTGCGCGCTGTCGTCGCCTGCTTCTGGTACGGCGCGCAGACAGCCGCCGCCTCTGGCGCCATCGTGGCGCTTTTGATCCGCTCGCAATGGTTCGCTGACTTCAACGCCAGCACGCATTTCCTCGGCCATACCGGCCTCGAAGTGATCTGTTTCGTGGTCATCTGGGCGCTGCAATTGCTGATCATCCAGAACGGCATGGAAACGGTGCGCCGCTTCCAGGACTGGGCCGGCCCGGCGGTGTGGGTCATGATGCTGGTCCTGGCCATTTATCTCTGCGTCAAGTCAGGAAGATTTGCCTTCACCAGCGACATCCCGATGGATGTGCTGCTGGACAAGACCAAGGATGCAGGTGTGCCCGGCACGCCGGGGTCGTGGACATCGCTGTTTGCGGTGGCGGCGATCTGGGTGACCTATTTCTCGGCGCTCTATCTCAATTTTTGCGATTTCGCCCGTTATGCACCCGACAAGGCTGCGCTACGCAAGGGCAACATCTGGGGCCTGCCGATCAACCTCATCCTGTTCTCGCTGGTCGCCGGCGTCACCACCATCGCCGCCTTTGACGTCTACGGTGAAGTGCTGCTGCACCCTGACCAGATCTCGGCGAAATTCGACAGCTGGTTCCTGGCGGCACTCGCGGCCTTGACCTTCGCCGTGGCGACGCTTGGCATCAATGTCGTGGCGAACTTCGTTTCGCCGGCCTTCGACTTCTCGAACGTTTTCCCGCGGCAGATCGACTTCAAGAAGGGCGGCTACATCGCGGCCGTGATCGCGCTCGTGCTCTACCCCTTCGCACCATGGGAAGGCAGCGCTGCTTCCTTCGTCAACATCATCGGCGCGACGATGGGCCCGATCTTCGGCGTGATGATGGTCGACTACTATCTGATCCGGAAGGGTGAGGTCGACGTCGAGGCACTCTATCGCGAAGACGGCGAGTTCCGCTTCCAGGGCGGCTGGCACGTCAATGCCTTCATCGCCGCCGGCATCGGCGCCATCTTCTCCTCGATCCTGCCCAACTTCACCAACTGGCTGCCAGCCTGGTGGGGGGTCTATGGCTGGTTCTTCGGCGTCGCCATCGCCGGTGTCATCTACTACGTGCTGCGCACCGCGGCCGTGAGTGCGGGCGCCAAGATGGCCAAGGCCTGA
- a CDS encoding MBL fold metallo-hydrolase, which yields MRSDTDPILRFHGAAHGVTGSCYEIETPHSRILIDCGLFQGSKSERELNYGAFPFPPEAINAVILTHAHIDHSGLLPKLVKQGFSGPIHTTRATIDLCSVMLPDSAHIQEMEVEHLNRRNAQRGRPPVEPIYSQQDAAACMTLFRALGYGEWTMVAEGLRARFWNAGHLLGSASVELEIDRHGAPLRIIFSGDIGPGHKLLQTDAEGPADVDYLICESTYGDRDRPEVSPEHRRSQLGDIVRGAAQAGGALIIPSFAVERTQELLVDLFLLMKAGEVPSAPVFVDSPLATRASAIFERHASEIEQGDVLRQALNSKELRFTETVEQSKAINRLSGFFVVIAASGMCDAGRIRHHLKANLWRRNATVMMAGYQAQGSLGRILLDGAQRVRIQGEEVEVKAHISLFDLYSGHADASELVAWLKARTPVRQQVFLTHGEEAGLSGLRGRLAGLIPDDKIIIPRLDDAFQLTPGRSLPVEVNEPRRLRPEKIARLDWHNDLSNLLLDVNEAVSAAADERGRAAMIRRMRRALEDKDA from the coding sequence ATGAGAAGCGACACTGATCCTATCCTGCGTTTCCACGGCGCGGCCCATGGCGTCACCGGCTCATGTTATGAGATCGAGACGCCGCATTCGCGCATCCTCATCGACTGCGGCCTATTCCAGGGGTCGAAGTCCGAACGGGAATTGAACTATGGTGCGTTCCCGTTCCCACCGGAAGCGATTAACGCTGTCATTCTGACGCACGCGCATATCGACCACAGCGGCCTTTTGCCGAAACTGGTCAAACAGGGCTTTTCTGGTCCGATCCATACGACCCGCGCCACCATTGATCTTTGCTCGGTCATGCTGCCGGACTCGGCGCATATCCAGGAAATGGAGGTCGAGCACCTGAACCGTCGCAATGCGCAGCGCGGGCGCCCGCCCGTCGAACCGATCTACAGTCAGCAGGATGCCGCCGCGTGCATGACCTTGTTCCGGGCTTTGGGATATGGCGAATGGACCATGGTCGCCGAAGGCCTTCGCGCTCGCTTCTGGAACGCTGGCCACCTGCTTGGTTCGGCATCGGTCGAGCTTGAGATCGACCGACACGGTGCGCCGCTGCGCATCATATTTTCGGGCGACATCGGTCCAGGCCACAAGCTGCTTCAGACCGATGCGGAGGGGCCCGCCGACGTCGACTATCTGATCTGCGAATCGACTTATGGCGACCGCGACCGGCCGGAGGTTTCGCCCGAACATCGGCGATCCCAGCTCGGTGACATCGTGCGTGGAGCCGCCCAGGCCGGTGGCGCCCTCATCATTCCGTCATTCGCTGTCGAGAGGACGCAAGAACTGCTGGTCGACCTGTTTTTGCTCATGAAAGCGGGGGAGGTGCCGTCAGCTCCGGTCTTCGTTGACTCGCCGCTGGCGACACGCGCCAGCGCGATTTTTGAACGGCACGCCAGTGAGATCGAACAGGGTGACGTGCTGCGCCAGGCTCTCAACTCGAAGGAACTGCGCTTCACCGAGACGGTGGAACAGAGCAAGGCGATCAACCGCCTGAGCGGTTTCTTCGTGGTGATCGCCGCCAGCGGCATGTGCGATGCGGGGCGTATCCGCCATCATCTCAAGGCCAATCTCTGGCGCAGGAACGCCACGGTGATGATGGCCGGATATCAGGCCCAAGGGTCGCTCGGGAGGATCCTGCTCGACGGCGCGCAGCGCGTGCGCATCCAGGGTGAGGAAGTCGAGGTCAAGGCACATATCAGCCTGTTCGACCTCTATTCCGGCCACGCCGACGCCAGCGAACTGGTCGCCTGGCTCAAGGCCCGAACTCCGGTGAGGCAACAGGTGTTCCTGACGCATGGCGAGGAGGCTGGACTCAGCGGCCTGCGTGGCAGGCTTGCAGGACTGATACCCGACGACAAGATCATTATCCCGAGGCTAGACGATGCTTTCCAATTGACCCCCGGTCGCAGTTTGCCGGTCGAGGTCAACGAGCCCCGCCGTCTGAGACCAGAAAAGATTGCCCGCCTCGACTGGCACAATGACCTTTCAAACCTTCTCCTGGACGTAAACGAGGCGGTCAGCGCCGCAGCCGACGAACGGGGTCGCGCGGCGATGATCAGGCGGATGCGCAGGGCGCTTGAGGACAAGGACGCGTAG
- a CDS encoding CTP synthase codes for MTPMARYVFITGGVVSSLGKGIAAAALGALLQARGYRARIKKLDPYLNVDPGTMSPYQHGEVFVTDDGAETDLDLGHYERFTGRSANQQDNITTGRIYKNIIERERRGDYLGATVQVIPHVTDEIKNFVLNGNDDYDFVLCEIGGTVGDIEAMPFLEAIRQLGNDLPRNNAVYVHLTLMPYIPTAGELKTKPTQHSVKELRGIGIAPDILLVRADRAIPKEERRKLSLFCNVRESAVIQALDVPHIYDVPMAYHKEGLDSEVLAAFGIDPAPKPRMDPWQAVSNRIHNPEGEVTIAVVGKYTGLKDAYKSLIEALSHGGLANRVKVKLDWIESEIFEKEDPTPWLEKVHGILVPGGFGERGSEGKILAAKFARERKVPYFGICFGMQMACIEAARSLAGVEHASSTEFGPTKEPVVGLMTEWLKGNMLEKRRETGDLGGTMRLGAYQAELAKGSKIADIYGDTQISERHRHRYEVNIDYKERLEDCGLVFAGMSPDGVLPETVEYPDHPWFIGVQYHPELKSRPLEPHPLFASFIEAAVEQSRLV; via the coding sequence ATGACTCCCATGGCGCGATATGTATTCATCACAGGCGGCGTGGTTTCCTCACTCGGAAAAGGCATAGCCGCAGCGGCCCTTGGGGCTCTCTTGCAGGCGCGGGGCTATCGCGCACGCATCAAAAAACTCGACCCTTATCTCAATGTCGATCCCGGCACGATGTCGCCATACCAGCACGGTGAAGTCTTCGTCACCGATGATGGGGCGGAAACCGACCTCGACCTTGGCCACTATGAGCGCTTCACAGGCCGCTCCGCCAATCAGCAGGACAACATCACCACCGGTCGCATCTACAAGAACATCATCGAGCGCGAACGGCGCGGCGATTACCTCGGTGCGACCGTACAGGTCATTCCGCACGTTACCGACGAGATCAAGAATTTCGTCCTCAACGGCAATGACGACTACGACTTCGTCCTGTGCGAGATCGGCGGCACCGTTGGCGACATCGAGGCGATGCCGTTCCTTGAGGCGATCCGACAGCTCGGCAATGATTTGCCGCGCAACAATGCGGTCTACGTCCATCTGACGCTGATGCCCTATATCCCCACTGCCGGCGAATTGAAGACCAAGCCGACCCAGCACTCGGTGAAGGAGCTGCGCGGCATCGGCATCGCACCCGACATCCTGCTGGTCCGTGCCGACCGCGCCATCCCCAAGGAAGAGCGCCGCAAGCTTTCGCTGTTCTGCAATGTCAGGGAAAGTGCTGTCATCCAGGCGCTCGACGTCCCGCACATCTACGATGTGCCGATGGCCTACCACAAGGAAGGGCTTGATTCGGAAGTGCTGGCCGCCTTTGGCATCGATCCGGCACCGAAGCCGCGCATGGACCCTTGGCAGGCGGTCTCCAACCGTATCCACAATCCGGAAGGCGAAGTCACAATCGCCGTGGTCGGCAAGTATACCGGCCTCAAGGACGCCTACAAATCGCTGATCGAGGCACTGTCGCATGGCGGACTGGCGAACCGCGTCAAGGTCAAGCTGGACTGGATCGAATCGGAGATCTTCGAAAAGGAAGACCCGACGCCATGGCTGGAAAAGGTGCATGGCATCCTCGTTCCCGGCGGTTTTGGCGAGCGTGGCTCCGAGGGCAAGATCCTGGCAGCCAAATTCGCCCGCGAGCGCAAGGTGCCGTATTTCGGCATCTGCTTCGGCATGCAGATGGCGTGCATCGAGGCGGCGCGCTCGCTGGCAGGGGTTGAACATGCATCCTCGACCGAGTTCGGCCCGACCAAGGAACCGGTCGTCGGCCTGATGACCGAGTGGCTGAAGGGCAATATGCTGGAGAAGCGCCGGGAAACCGGCGATCTCGGCGGCACGATGCGGCTCGGCGCCTATCAGGCCGAGCTCGCCAAGGGATCGAAGATCGCCGATATCTATGGCGACACCCAGATTTCCGAGCGCCATCGCCACCGTTACGAAGTCAACATCGACTACAAGGAACGGCTCGAGGATTGCGGCCTGGTGTTCGCCGGCATGTCGCCTGACGGCGTGTTGCCGGAAACGGTCGAATACCCCGACCATCCCTGGTTCATCGGCGTGCAATATCACCCCGAGCTAAAAAGCCGCCCGCTTGAGCCGCATCCGCTGTTCGCCAGCTTCATCGAGGCGGCGGTGGAGCAAAGCCGGCTGGTTTGA
- a CDS encoding DUF1697 domain-containing protein — protein MQTYVALLYSIILGEGRRVVMSDLKAMAQDIGLKNPRTLVATGNLVFETWETPVAVVEEQLEAAFEKTFGKHVDIIVRGARDWRALAAGNPFPAESADAGDQVAVRVMRKPVRDEAVATLKSYIGEDEKMLAVGGDIWIVFSRTTPNSRLLTAASHKRLGIGTSRNWNTVRRLTDMVGE, from the coding sequence ATGCAAACCTATGTCGCGCTCCTCTACAGCATCATCCTGGGCGAGGGGCGCCGGGTCGTCATGTCCGACCTCAAGGCGATGGCGCAAGACATCGGGCTGAAAAATCCGCGCACCCTGGTGGCAACAGGCAATCTCGTCTTCGAAACATGGGAGACGCCTGTCGCTGTTGTCGAGGAGCAACTTGAGGCTGCCTTCGAAAAAACCTTCGGCAAACATGTCGACATCATCGTGCGCGGGGCACGAGACTGGCGGGCGCTCGCGGCCGGCAATCCGTTTCCGGCCGAATCGGCCGATGCCGGGGACCAGGTGGCGGTGCGCGTGATGCGCAAGCCTGTTAGAGACGAGGCCGTGGCCACGCTAAAGTCTTATATCGGCGAGGATGAGAAGATGCTGGCCGTCGGCGGCGACATCTGGATCGTCTTCTCGCGCACCACGCCAAATTCCCGCCTGCTGACGGCGGCAAGCCACAAACGTCTGGGCATAGGCACCTCGCGCAACTGGAATACGGTGCGCAGGCTGACCGACATGGTCGGAGAGTAG
- a CDS encoding DUF982 domain-containing protein: MDRLHFFSPVRILRGQGHPVEEVDSVAEAMVFLRKWPAGRRGPVYQCALNCCSAALTGQMSAEEARKAFTGFARITRLLDDDMALPISSDSMDRVYALRR; the protein is encoded by the coding sequence ATGGATCGCTTGCACTTTTTTTCGCCGGTGCGGATTTTGCGCGGGCAGGGTCACCCTGTTGAAGAAGTTGATAGTGTTGCCGAGGCTATGGTCTTCTTGCGGAAGTGGCCAGCAGGGCGGCGCGGACCAGTCTACCAATGCGCATTGAATTGCTGTTCCGCAGCTCTGACCGGCCAGATGTCGGCAGAAGAAGCCAGGAAGGCATTTACCGGCTTTGCCCGGATTACACGCTTGCTTGACGACGACATGGCTTTGCCGATCAGCAGCGACAGTATGGATCGCGTATACGCGCTGCGGCGCTGA
- a CDS encoding aminopeptidase, whose protein sequence is MASGVTGCTSISYYAQSLEGHVKIMAARENIGKLIDDPSTPGALRTRLRSASAIRRFAIDELALPENNSYRSYVDIGREAVTWAVFAAPQFSLTPRTWCFPVFGCVPYRGYFDRKAATETAVELHGQGLDVYVSGVTAYSTLGWSSDPLLSTMFRQDDTYLASLVFHELAHQRIYVNGDSAFNEAFAVAVETSGVRKWLGAAGDHAGLRRYEADRKRSADFLGLLSKTRNELQQVYESSRSAEQMAAAKAATIDTLRVRYRQMRDKRWAGYRGYDAWFDAPINNAKLAATAVYGEQVPAFLHLYDLCSGDYPRFYASVRRIAELPKPLRAETLKAADSCY, encoded by the coding sequence ATGGCGTCCGGCGTGACCGGCTGCACAAGCATTTCCTACTATGCGCAGTCGTTGGAGGGCCATGTGAAGATCATGGCCGCGCGCGAAAATATTGGAAAACTGATCGACGATCCTTCGACACCTGGGGCATTGCGAACAAGGTTGAGATCGGCGAGCGCCATTCGGCGGTTTGCAATAGACGAGCTGGCACTGCCCGAAAACAACAGCTACCGCAGCTATGTCGACATCGGTCGAGAGGCTGTCACCTGGGCCGTTTTTGCCGCGCCGCAATTCTCCCTGACGCCCCGAACGTGGTGCTTTCCAGTTTTCGGATGCGTTCCGTACCGGGGGTATTTTGACCGGAAGGCCGCGACTGAGACTGCGGTCGAGCTTCATGGACAGGGCCTGGACGTCTATGTCTCTGGCGTCACCGCATATTCCACACTGGGCTGGTCCAGCGATCCGCTGCTAAGCACCATGTTCCGTCAGGACGACACGTATCTCGCGAGCCTTGTCTTTCATGAGCTCGCGCATCAGCGCATCTATGTAAACGGTGACTCCGCGTTCAATGAGGCTTTCGCGGTTGCCGTGGAAACCAGTGGCGTGAGAAAATGGCTCGGCGCTGCTGGCGATCACGCCGGATTGCGCCGCTACGAAGCCGATCGCAAGCGCAGTGCGGACTTTCTCGGACTGTTGTCGAAAACCCGAAACGAGCTACAGCAGGTCTATGAAAGTTCCCGTAGCGCTGAGCAGATGGCGGCTGCCAAGGCAGCCACGATCGACACGCTGCGGGTGCGCTACCGTCAAATGCGCGACAAGCGCTGGGCCGGATACCGGGGATACGACGCCTGGTTCGATGCCCCGATCAACAACGCAAAGCTTGCCGCGACTGCCGTCTACGGCGAACAGGTCCCGGCATTTCTTCACTTGTACGACCTGTGTTCAGGCGATTATCCAAGGTTCTACGCCTCTGTTCGGCGGATCGCCGAATTGCCGAAACCTCTCCGTGCCGAAACGCTGAAGGCAGCGGATAGCTGTTATTGA
- a CDS encoding nuclear transport factor 2 family protein codes for MSHTTRRTPAYDPQQLEPLLISRQHAGDVEGMAALFELDAVIDCGHGQLLRGSKAIRNYYAELVATGRKFTVGEQRPALVCGDLALTSTRLPDGDVTSEVARRQNDGTWLWVIDRHSVT; via the coding sequence ATGAGCCACACAACCAGGAGAACGCCTGCCTACGATCCCCAGCAGCTCGAACCTCTGCTGATATCGAGACAACACGCTGGCGACGTCGAAGGCATGGCTGCCCTGTTCGAGCTGGACGCGGTCATAGACTGTGGCCACGGCCAATTGCTGCGTGGCAGCAAAGCCATTCGAAACTACTATGCGGAGCTCGTTGCGACGGGCCGGAAATTCACGGTTGGAGAACAGCGCCCTGCCCTTGTCTGCGGTGATCTTGCGCTGACTTCGACACGACTTCCCGACGGTGATGTGACCAGCGAAGTGGCAAGGCGCCAAAACGACGGAACCTGGCTTTGGGTGATAGACCGCCATTCTGTCACCTAG
- the secG gene encoding preprotein translocase subunit SecG, with product METVLIVIHLMVVLALVGVVLLQRSEGGGLGIGGGSGFMTARGAANALTRATAILAAAFFVTSLTLSIVARYGEKPIDILDRVPATSDGAGKGVLNQLPGTTAPAAPAGTTKPTPPTGNDAAAKPPANAPATPPAAGSTTPPAANGVTLPVTPQVPNQ from the coding sequence ATGGAAACCGTACTGATCGTCATCCATCTCATGGTTGTGCTCGCCCTCGTGGGCGTTGTGCTGCTGCAGCGTTCCGAAGGCGGTGGCCTCGGCATCGGTGGTGGATCAGGCTTCATGACCGCACGCGGTGCCGCCAACGCGCTGACCCGCGCAACGGCAATCCTGGCCGCGGCCTTCTTCGTCACCTCGCTGACCTTGTCGATCGTTGCGCGCTACGGCGAGAAGCCGATCGATATCCTTGACCGCGTGCCCGCCACTTCGGATGGCGCCGGCAAGGGCGTGCTCAACCAGTTGCCTGGAACGACAGCGCCAGCGGCGCCCGCCGGCACAACCAAGCCGACGCCGCCAACCGGCAACGATGCCGCCGCGAAGCCTCCGGCGAACGCTCCGGCAACACCACCGGCAGCTGGTTCGACGACTCCGCCGGCCGCGAACGGCGTTACCTTGCCGGTCACCCCGCAGGTCCCGAACCAGTAA
- a CDS encoding L,D-transpeptidase family protein, translating into MQLRSFIFLGLCAALGMSSPAFAGMPAAHPSVEKTDAINVAAKSDAAQLKLLKKKKNQTSDDLAQIKKIEAKIVADKETARDKALEARKLAMREAAKARADAERQAFMAQKGQSAAVVADAKPAKKTAKIIEPVEPIAPIASAEPIPAEAMNVALTGNNGELRSEPVGQKQQSAGLFAGLFGGTSSSSSLSLLPETRALDSALAKKEAKKQFKVKPEFVPQDVEFTGYDAGTIVIDTNARRLYLVESSSTARRYAIAVGREGLQFKGTVAVGDKQEWPRWIPTLDMQKREPKHYGQFKDGMPGGGQNPLGARAIYLYDGKKDTHLRIHGTIAPQSIGTSASNGCFRMINEHVMDLYSRVRVGTKVVII; encoded by the coding sequence ATGCAGCTTCGCAGCTTCATTTTCCTGGGACTTTGCGCCGCACTCGGCATGAGTTCACCAGCCTTCGCCGGCATGCCGGCCGCACATCCTTCGGTTGAGAAAACCGATGCCATCAACGTCGCCGCCAAAAGCGATGCGGCACAGTTGAAGCTTCTCAAGAAGAAGAAGAATCAGACGTCGGACGACCTTGCCCAGATCAAGAAGATCGAGGCCAAGATTGTCGCTGACAAGGAAACGGCTCGCGACAAGGCGCTCGAGGCCAGAAAGCTTGCGATGCGTGAGGCGGCGAAAGCCCGGGCCGACGCGGAACGGCAAGCTTTCATGGCCCAGAAGGGTCAGTCGGCGGCTGTCGTGGCCGACGCGAAACCTGCCAAGAAGACGGCCAAGATCATCGAACCGGTTGAGCCGATCGCCCCGATCGCTTCGGCCGAGCCGATCCCGGCCGAAGCGATGAATGTGGCGCTCACCGGCAACAATGGCGAGCTGCGCAGCGAGCCGGTCGGCCAGAAGCAGCAGAGCGCCGGCCTTTTCGCCGGCCTGTTTGGCGGCACATCCTCGTCTTCATCCCTGTCGTTGCTTCCTGAGACGCGGGCTCTCGACTCCGCCCTTGCCAAGAAGGAAGCCAAGAAGCAGTTCAAGGTGAAGCCGGAGTTCGTGCCGCAGGACGTGGAATTCACGGGCTACGACGCCGGCACCATCGTCATCGACACCAACGCGCGCCGGCTCTACCTAGTCGAATCATCTTCGACCGCTCGCCGCTACGCCATCGCGGTCGGCCGTGAAGGCCTGCAGTTCAAGGGCACGGTTGCCGTTGGCGACAAGCAGGAATGGCCGCGCTGGATCCCGACACTGGACATGCAGAAGCGCGAGCCGAAGCACTACGGCCAGTTCAAGGACGGCATGCCCGGTGGTGGCCAGAACCCGCTCGGCGCCCGCGCCATCTATCTCTATGACGGCAAGAAGGACACGCATCTGCGTATCCACGGCACCATCGCGCCGCAGTCGATCGGAACCAGCGCCTCCAACGGCTGCTTCCGCATGATCAACGAGCATGTGATGGACCTCTACAGCCGCGTCAGAGTGGGTACCAAGGTCGTCATCATCTGA
- a CDS encoding universal stress protein — protein MKLMASLSLATYPDASSSKIAANAVALVKQIDAALHAVAINVDIPDVSNALSNYLLDLPYKIQEVEATSRKRGKDLLEAVIQEAAHAEVTLSTQELAAPPALMGDVAAKHSRYFDVCLVGWAPANQTARMLAEAILFGSGRPTLLLPDSTDVGSFGHVVIAWDGSRVAARAVADARAFLERASTITVLTVTDEKPLPGQGIGERLALGLRTRGLVAEAVSIQAGDSSIGTALQEHALKIGGNLLVMGGYGHSRVRDFVLGGATEGILADLRLPVLLSH, from the coding sequence ATGAAGCTGATGGCATCTCTGTCCTTGGCGACGTATCCAGACGCGAGCTCCTCGAAAATCGCAGCGAACGCGGTCGCTCTCGTCAAGCAGATCGACGCGGCGCTGCATGCCGTTGCCATTAATGTCGACATCCCCGACGTTTCGAACGCGCTCTCAAATTATTTGCTGGACCTTCCCTACAAGATACAAGAGGTCGAGGCGACCAGTCGCAAGCGTGGCAAAGATCTGCTCGAGGCAGTTATCCAAGAGGCCGCGCACGCGGAGGTGACCCTCAGCACGCAGGAGTTGGCTGCACCACCGGCCTTGATGGGCGATGTTGCCGCGAAGCATTCCCGCTATTTCGATGTCTGTCTGGTGGGCTGGGCGCCGGCCAACCAGACGGCGCGGATGTTAGCCGAGGCGATCCTGTTCGGCTCGGGCCGACCGACCCTGCTTCTTCCCGACTCCACGGACGTTGGGTCCTTTGGACATGTCGTTATCGCCTGGGACGGCAGCCGAGTGGCTGCACGGGCTGTTGCCGACGCGCGGGCGTTTCTTGAACGTGCCTCGACGATCACCGTTTTGACCGTCACCGACGAAAAGCCACTTCCGGGGCAGGGCATCGGCGAACGCCTTGCGCTGGGCTTGAGAACGCGTGGTCTGGTGGCCGAGGCTGTCTCTATTCAGGCAGGGGACAGTTCAATCGGAACGGCGCTTCAGGAGCATGCTCTCAAGATCGGCGGCAACCTGCTTGTGATGGGCGGATACGGCCACTCCCGCGTTAGGGACTTCGTGCTTGGCGGTGCCACCGAAGGCATTCTCGCGGATCTGCGCCTGCCTGTTCTGCTGTCGCATTAG